The DNA region CCACCAGCCCCACATCCCGCCCAAAATACGCCTTGCGGCTCGCGCGATGGACCCGGCCCGAGTACAGCGACGGGCCGATGGCCGTCAAATCCGTCTGCGACGCCGGCGACCGCGTCTGCCGCCCCATAACCCGTATGTTGGTTATCTCCATCGCCTCTTTGTCCGCGCGATACCCATACGTCCTCAAATGCTCCTCCCCAAACACCTCCTCCAGGTCCTTCATCTCCCCCGTCGATGGCACCGGCACCGTCAGCTCATGCACCTGCCCCGCATAGTGCAGGTCGGCATATCGGCTAAACGCTAGGTCTCTCGGCGCGTACCCTTCCTGCTGCAATATCCCAACGGCGCTGGCCTCTAATTCTTTAAAGCTCTGCTCCAGGCTCCGACCGTTGACCGGGCTGGTGCGCATCATCAGCCCTCGAACAAACTCGTACTCCGGGTTGGCCGCCAGCAGCCCCAGGCTGCTGAACAGCCCCGGCGACGCCGGTACAATGACCCGCCGCACGCCCAGCAGTCTCGCCAGCCCCGCGGCGTGCACCGGCCCGCTGCCCCCGAAGGCCACCATGGTAAAGCTACGCACGTCTCGCCCCCGCTCCGTCGTCACCGCCCGCATAGCCCGCGCCATAGCCGCATTGGCGACGGTATGTACGCCGTAGGCCGCTTCCAGCAGCGGCAGCCCCAGCGGCTTGGCGATTCGCTCTTCAAATATTCGCGCCGCTTTCTCCAAATTCATCTTCAAGGCGCCGCCCAGCAGGTACTCCGGATTCAAATACCCCAGCAGCGCGTTGGCGTCGCTGGTGGTGGGGTCGACGCCGCCCCGGTCGTACGCGATAGGCCCCGGCTGCGCCCCCGCGCTTCGAGGCCCCACATGGAAAGACCCTGCACTGTCCAGTGATATGATGCTGCCGCCGCCCGCGCCCACCTCCGCCACGTCTATCGCCCGCACCATCAGCAGATACCCGCCGCCCTTGATAAGTCGGCTGCCCCTGGATATCGGCGCGCCGATTTCGTACTCGCTGGCCTTGTGCGGCTCTCCCTTCTCAATGACCGCCGCCTTGGTTGTAGTGCCGCCCATGTCGAAGCACAGCAGGTCCGGCAGCCCCATCTTCTTCGACAGGTGCAGCGCTCCCGACACTCCCGCCACCGGCCCCGACTCCAGCGAGAACACCGGCGCCTGCCCCGCCATGTTGGACGTCATCATCCCGCCGCTAGACTGCATCACCGATATCGGCGCCTTGATGCCGATGCCCGTCAGCTTCTTCCGCAGCGAGTTCAAGTACGTGTTCATAATCGGCATCAAATACGCGTTGGCGACGGCGGTGCTAGTCCGCTCGTACTCACGTATCCCCGATACGATGTCGCACGACAAGCTGACGAAAAGATTGGGGTGGTTCTGCCGTATGTAATCGCCGATGGCCCGCTCATGCACCGGGTTGATATACGAGTTCAGCAGGCACACCGCCACCGACTCCACACCCTCCCTCAGCAGCACTGCCAGCGCGTCACGAAGGCTCCCCTCGTCCAGCGGCGTCAGCACCTCGCCCTGGGCCGTGACCCGCTCCTCCACCTCCAGCCGCAGGTATCGAGGCACCAGCGGCTCCGGTGGCGTGTAGTGCAGGTCGTAGAGGGTGGGTACCCTAAGGCGGCGCAGCTCCAGCACGTCGCGAAAGCCCCTGGTGGTCAGCAGTCCCGCCTTTGCCCCCTTCCGCTCCAGCACGGCGTTGGTAGCGGCAGTAGTACTGTGGCACACCTCCTGCACCTCCCCCGCCGATACTCCAGCCTCCCTCAAAATCTCCCCCACCCCTTCGACAATCGCCTCCTCGTACCGTCCCGGCGTCGATGACACCTTCTTGACCTTAATCGACCCTCCGGGGCCCATAAGCACCACGTCGGTAAACGTGCCGCCCACGTCCACTCCGATTCGATAGCCTTGCTTCTTACTGATTTTCGCAGCCATGCGCCTGTTCAGTCGTGTTTAGGATTGGATTTCATAATATCACGCCGCTTTGTGGGCGGCGTGAAGCTAGAGGTATTATACCGATTCAGAGCGCTGTTCGGCATTAGTGATAGACTTTATCCCAAAGAAGCTGTTGGAGGTAAGGACACAGTTTCATGACAATAAAGGCAATGTGTCATTCTGAGCGAAGTTCGTACTCGAACGTAGTCGAAGAATCTGTCCTTCCTAGAACCCAGGTCTCACCTTCCACCAGGCGGCCCCAATATTTTTGTAGGGGCGAGGTCGCCTCGCCCATCCCTTGGAACCTTCCCTGAGCACAGTCGAAGTGTCATCTAAACAAATGCCAGGTCTATCACACATAGAAGAATGCTTGTGTATGAACCTTAAAGTTATACTCGAGCCAAGCCCCGAAGGCGGATTCACCGTTTGCGTGCCATCTTTGCCCGGTTGTATCTCAGAAGGAAACACCAAAGAAGAAGCCCTCTCCAACATCAAAGAAGCCATAGAACTCTACCTCGAACCCGCCTAACATGCCTCCTCCCCTCCAAATCCCACTCTCCCCCAACCTCCTCCTCCGCCCCTGGCAGCGCGGCGACGAACCCTCGCTAGTAAAATACGGCAACAACCGCAAAATCTGGATAAACCTCCGCGACTCCTTCCCCCACCCCTACACCATGCGCGACGCCCGCGAGTGGGTCGGCCTCGCCCGCCTCCAGAAACCTCCCGTCACCCAGCTAGCCATCGCCACCAACAACGAAGCCATCGGTGGCATCGGCATGTTCCTTCAAAGCGATGTCCACCGCCGCACCGCCGAGGTCGGCTACTGGCTCGGCGAGCCTTTCTGGGGTCAGGGCATCGCCTCCCGCGCCCTCACTGCCTTCGTCGACTACGCCTTCGCCAACTTCGACCTCGTCCGCGTCTTCGCCGGCGTCTTCGACTGGAACCCCGCCTCAGGACGAGTGCTGGAAAAGTGCGGTTTCACCCTGGAAAGCCGCCAGAAAAACGCCGTCTTCAAAGACGGCAAAGTCATAGACCAGCTTGTATATGTACTCGTAAGGTAGTATCGACAGTCTAACCCCTTAGATGGGCTCTTTGCTTCCCTCTCGCCGTCTGGCCATAGTTTAGCCTTGAGAGCAAAGAAAGAGCTGTCGGCTGCCAAGAAGCTTCCTTCTCCCCTTGTGGGAGAAGGCGCAGAGCCTGTCCTGAGCCTGGTCGAAGGAATGAGGGGTAAACCCTAGGGACACGACCCTTTATCACTTCCACTTACCATGCCGCGCCTATCTCCTATTCCTTCTTAGGGGAAGGTGGCGTCTCTCCTCCCCCTACATCTTCCCCAGCGCCTCCCCCAGCGGCGGCAGGTACACCCGCCAGTCCCCCACAATCGTAAAGTCCGCCGCCTGCGCTATCGGGTGCCGCGCGTTGTTATTAATCGCCACAATGCACTCCGCCTTCTGCAAGCCCACCATGTGGTTGAACGCGCCGCGAATCCCCACCGCCACGTACACCTCCGGTGCTATCGCCCGACCCGTCAGCCCCACCTGCACCTGCTTCGGCAGCCAGCCCGCGTCCGTTACGTTCCGGGTAGCCGCCACCGACGCCCCCATCCTCCTCGCCGCCTCCCGCACCACTGCCACCCCCTCCGGCCCCCCGACACCCATCCCCATACCCACCACCCGATGCGCCTTCTCCAACTCCGCCCCCCTCGCGTCCTCCACGCGATGCGACGATACCAGCCTCAAAGGCTCACCAGCCAGGGAGTCCACTTTCAAACGCTCCAGTTCCCATTTAGCCCCCTCTTCGGCAGGCAGCGCTTCCAGCACCCCCGGCCGCAGCGTGCACAAATAAGGCGTGGTCTTGGACAGTATCGGCGCGACTACATTTCCACCCAGCGCCGGCTTCAACTGCACCAGCCTCCCCTCCACATCTGTCTCCAGCCCGATGCAGTCCCCAGTCAGCCCCAGCCCCAGCCGTGCCGCCACCCGCGATAACACATCCCGCCCATTTGCCGTCGATGCCGCCAGCAACGCGTAAGGCCGCCGCTCGTGTAAAAACCCCGCCAGCGTCGCCGCCACCGACGGGCTGATGACATGCGCCCCGTCCGTCTCCAAAACCATAACTCGGTCCGCACCCTGTGCCGCCAGCACCTCGCCATCCTGCGCACTAGCCTCGCCGATAATTAGCGCCACCACTTCCGACTCCAACGTCTGCGCCAGCTCCCTCGCCGCCCCCAAAATCTCAAAACTCGCCTGCCGTAGTTGCCCACCCGACCTCTCCACCATCACCCACACCGCCCTCTCCTGCCTCCCCGGGAACCGACGCATCGCAGGCGTATCCACAGCCTCAGCCGCCGTTGCCCCCTTCTCCCTCAACCCCTCAACTACCTTCCGCGCCGCCGACACAGGGTCCGGGTCCTCGATAACCCGTCCCAACCTCTGCGGCTGCAGCAGCCGTATCTCCGCCACCACCGTCGGCGACCCCGCCGTCCCAAACACCGACGCGTCCACCGATAATTGCGACGCCGTCACCTGCTCCACCGGCCTCGACTGCGCCTCCGCTATCGCCTGCCGACGGGGGTACACCTCCTTCCCCAACCCCTCGTCCGCCGTGACCACCGCAGGCAAGGCGCACTGAATAACCTCATACCCTTCGTCGGTAACCCGCTCAACGGTTATCAGTTTAGATGCGGCATCATAGTCCAGCTTCCGCACCCGGCTCACATGCGGCCAGCCCAGAAACTCCGCCATCTCCGGCCCCACCTGCCCCGTCTCGGCGTCGGTGCTGTTCCGTCCGCAAAAAATTAGGTCGAATTCTCTATCCTTCAGCGCCATCGACAGCGTCCGCGCCGTCGCCAGCGTGTCCGACCCCGCCATCGCCCGGTCCGATATCAAAATCGCATCGTCGGCCCCCGCCGCCAGGCAGTGCGCCAGCGCATCCTTCGCCTGCGGCGGCCCCATGGTCACCGCCGTGACCCTTGCCCCC from SAR202 cluster bacterium includes:
- a CDS encoding hydantoinase/oxoprolinase family protein, with amino-acid sequence MAAKISKKQGYRIGVDVGGTFTDVVLMGPGGSIKVKKVSSTPGRYEEAIVEGVGEILREAGVSAGEVQEVCHSTTAATNAVLERKGAKAGLLTTRGFRDVLELRRLRVPTLYDLHYTPPEPLVPRYLRLEVEERVTAQGEVLTPLDEGSLRDALAVLLREGVESVAVCLLNSYINPVHERAIGDYIRQNHPNLFVSLSCDIVSGIREYERTSTAVANAYLMPIMNTYLNSLRKKLTGIGIKAPISVMQSSGGMMTSNMAGQAPVFSLESGPVAGVSGALHLSKKMGLPDLLCFDMGGTTTKAAVIEKGEPHKASEYEIGAPISRGSRLIKGGGYLLMVRAIDVAEVGAGGGSIISLDSAGSFHVGPRSAGAQPGPIAYDRGGVDPTTSDANALLGYLNPEYLLGGALKMNLEKAARIFEERIAKPLGLPLLEAAYGVHTVANAAMARAMRAVTTERGRDVRSFTMVAFGGSGPVHAAGLARLLGVRRVIVPASPGLFSSLGLLAANPEYEFVRGLMMRTSPVNGRSLEQSFKELEASAVGILQQEGYAPRDLAFSRYADLHYAGQVHELTVPVPSTGEMKDLEEVFGEEHLRTYGYRADKEAMEITNIRVMGRQTRSPASQTDLTAIGPSLYSGRVHRASRKAYFGRDVGLVEVPVVSRGSLTSGATKGPMIIEEYDTTIVAPPGCSARRDGAWNVILEWEE
- a CDS encoding type II toxin-antitoxin system HicB family antitoxin, with product MNLKVILEPSPEGGFTVCVPSLPGCISEGNTKEEALSNIKEAIELYLEPA
- a CDS encoding GNAT family N-acetyltransferase encodes the protein MPPPLQIPLSPNLLLRPWQRGDEPSLVKYGNNRKIWINLRDSFPHPYTMRDAREWVGLARLQKPPVTQLAIATNNEAIGGIGMFLQSDVHRRTAEVGYWLGEPFWGQGIASRALTAFVDYAFANFDLVRVFAGVFDWNPASGRVLEKCGFTLESRQKNAVFKDGKVIDQLVYVLVR
- a CDS encoding electron transfer flavoprotein alpha/ beta subunit produces the protein MKIAVCVKQVPLLSKVGFDYENKRIIREGVPLEVNVFDLMALDRAVRLKSEVGARVTAVTMGPPQAKDALAHCLAAGADDAILISDRAMAGSDTLATARTLSMALKDREFDLIFCGRNSTDAETGQVGPEMAEFLGWPHVSRVRKLDYDAASKLITVERVTDEGYEVIQCALPAVVTADEGLGKEVYPRRQAIAEAQSRPVEQVTASQLSVDASVFGTAGSPTVVAEIRLLQPQRLGRVIEDPDPVSAARKVVEGLREKGATAAEAVDTPAMRRFPGRQERAVWVMVERSGGQLRQASFEILGAARELAQTLESEVVALIIGEASAQDGEVLAAQGADRVMVLETDGAHVISPSVAATLAGFLHERRPYALLAASTANGRDVLSRVAARLGLGLTGDCIGLETDVEGRLVQLKPALGGNVVAPILSKTTPYLCTLRPGVLEALPAEEGAKWELERLKVDSLAGEPLRLVSSHRVEDARGAELEKAHRVVGMGMGVGGPEGVAVVREAARRMGASVAATRNVTDAGWLPKQVQVGLTGRAIAPEVYVAVGIRGAFNHMVGLQKAECIVAINNNARHPIAQAADFTIVGDWRVYLPPLGEALGKM